Proteins encoded by one window of Rubinisphaera margarita:
- the pdeM gene encoding ligase-associated DNA damage response endonuclease PdeM → MPSSVSITIKDVTLELLADRAIFWPDQQTLFAADLHWGKAGTFRHFGIPVPETATPDLIRLSSLINEHSARHLVVLGDLTHHHTGVDPQLVDIITGWRHTHPELRITLVRGNHDRHLKNLPAEWDIESLPAPVALKNVICQHEPADFSDDSPLVLAGHLHPRVELQEGYTHRVKCHGFWYSRGCLVLPAFSSFVDGGIVKPSANDRVWVTFEDQILEVPTRR, encoded by the coding sequence ATGCCCTCATCAGTTTCAATCACGATCAAAGACGTCACTCTTGAACTCCTCGCCGACCGTGCGATCTTCTGGCCCGATCAACAAACGCTCTTCGCTGCCGATCTGCACTGGGGCAAGGCCGGCACGTTCCGCCATTTCGGCATCCCGGTTCCGGAAACCGCCACCCCTGACCTGATCCGTCTTTCTTCTCTCATTAATGAGCATTCCGCCCGCCATCTCGTCGTTCTGGGTGACCTGACGCATCACCACACCGGAGTCGACCCGCAGCTCGTCGACATTATCACCGGATGGCGGCATACTCATCCCGAACTGCGAATCACGCTCGTTCGCGGCAATCACGATCGTCACCTGAAGAATCTTCCCGCCGAATGGGATATCGAATCGCTGCCCGCTCCGGTGGCGTTGAAGAACGTCATCTGCCAGCACGAACCGGCGGACTTCTCGGACGATTCTCCACTCGTTCTGGCCGGACATCTGCATCCGCGTGTTGAACTGCAGGAAGGGTATACGCATCGGGTGAAATGTCACGGATTCTGGTATTCACGGGGCTGCCTTGTGCTGCCTGCGTTTTCTTCGTTCGTCGATGGTGGTATCGTCAAACCGTCCGCTAACGACCGCGTCTGGGTCACCTTCGAAGATCAGATTCTCGAAGTCCCCACCCGGCGCTGA
- a CDS encoding ligase-associated DNA damage response DEXH box helicase, with the protein MASTARRKSARSLAMDELTSWFTGQEWAPFPFQKKVWRAWLAGDSGLVHATTGTGKTYAALGGPLLEALKTRRQKPATGKPKRSRSRKCRLLWLTPLRALASDLSTAIQRPLDDLELDWLVETRTGDTTSSIRQKQSTRLPEVLVTTPESLSLLLARKNARDLLSEVDTVIVDEWHELLSTKRGTQTELALARLRNWNEDLRVWGLSATIGNLTEAADVLVGANPLRPPQMIKGNAHKKYRIRSIIPETMERFPWSGHLGLKQLPQLLTEVEKGGTSLVFTNTRSQAELWYQAILKQRPEWAGTIALHHGSIDQDTRRWVEDAVKTGRLRCVVCTSSLDLGVDFTPVERVFQIGSPKGVARLMQRAGRSGHRPGETSEVVCVPTNALELVEVAAARRAVLSGNVESRSPQDKPLDVLIQHLCTIALGGGFRKKDLLHEVRQAWAYRNLTQQEFDWALDFATTGGESLRAYPEYSRLETPDGQHFELTDRKRARQHRLSIGTICGDGTLTVKYMKGARIGSVEESFVAKLKRGDLFHFAGKSLEFVSIDNMIVHVRRAKKAATTVPRWMGGRMPLSTELADAFLQELREYHEGDRKSPELKAVSEILDLQEDWSALPSRDSLLIERVKSREGHHLFFYPFAGRLVHEGLSALVAHRLAQREPISFTMSVNDYGFELLSPQKVDLPDDPRELLFRLDTMADDIIHSMNAAEMARRQFRDIARISGLVFNGYPGQQRTTRQLQASTGLLFDVFSNYDPENLLLHQSRREVLEQQLDQSRMRRTMQRLLSNDVRIVYPPRLTPFAFPLFVDRLRQKLSTEQLKDRIARMSLVLEKAAS; encoded by the coding sequence ATGGCATCAACCGCTCGCCGCAAATCGGCTCGCTCCCTCGCGATGGATGAACTGACTAGCTGGTTCACCGGGCAGGAGTGGGCTCCATTCCCCTTCCAGAAGAAAGTCTGGCGCGCCTGGCTGGCCGGCGACTCGGGGCTGGTCCATGCGACAACCGGCACGGGGAAAACCTACGCCGCCCTCGGTGGTCCACTGCTCGAAGCCCTGAAAACACGGCGACAGAAACCGGCCACTGGAAAGCCGAAACGATCGCGCAGCCGAAAGTGCCGACTACTCTGGTTGACTCCACTGCGGGCCCTCGCTTCGGACTTGAGCACGGCTATTCAGCGGCCGCTCGATGATCTCGAACTCGACTGGCTCGTCGAAACGCGCACCGGGGATACCACCAGTTCCATTCGGCAGAAGCAGTCGACCCGTCTGCCAGAAGTCCTCGTCACAACTCCTGAAAGTCTGTCGCTGCTGCTGGCTCGGAAGAACGCTCGCGATCTGCTTTCCGAGGTCGACACCGTTATCGTCGACGAATGGCACGAACTGCTTTCAACCAAGCGCGGCACACAAACCGAACTCGCACTCGCCCGTCTCCGTAACTGGAACGAAGACCTGCGAGTCTGGGGACTCTCCGCGACCATCGGCAACCTGACTGAAGCAGCCGACGTGCTTGTCGGGGCCAATCCGTTGCGACCGCCGCAGATGATCAAGGGGAACGCCCATAAGAAGTATCGCATCCGCTCCATCATCCCGGAGACAATGGAACGGTTCCCCTGGTCGGGCCATCTCGGACTCAAACAGTTACCCCAGCTGCTCACCGAGGTTGAGAAAGGCGGCACCTCCCTCGTCTTCACGAACACCCGATCGCAGGCGGAGCTCTGGTATCAGGCGATTCTCAAGCAACGTCCCGAATGGGCCGGAACCATTGCTCTGCATCACGGATCGATCGATCAGGACACACGCCGGTGGGTTGAAGACGCGGTCAAAACGGGGCGTCTTCGATGCGTCGTCTGCACGTCAAGTCTCGACCTCGGCGTCGACTTTACTCCCGTGGAACGTGTCTTCCAGATCGGCAGTCCCAAGGGAGTGGCCCGGCTCATGCAGAGGGCAGGGCGGAGCGGCCACCGTCCCGGCGAAACGAGTGAAGTCGTCTGCGTGCCGACCAACGCCCTCGAACTGGTCGAAGTCGCGGCGGCTCGCCGAGCGGTCCTCAGCGGAAACGTCGAATCCCGTTCCCCGCAGGACAAACCGCTCGATGTGCTCATTCAACACCTGTGTACCATCGCCCTCGGCGGCGGCTTCAGGAAGAAGGACCTGCTGCACGAAGTCCGGCAGGCTTGGGCCTACCGCAATCTTACCCAGCAGGAGTTCGACTGGGCCCTCGACTTCGCCACCACCGGCGGAGAATCTTTGCGGGCCTACCCCGAATACTCGCGACTCGAAACACCCGATGGTCAGCACTTCGAACTGACCGACCGCAAACGGGCCCGGCAGCATCGACTGTCGATCGGCACCATCTGCGGCGATGGCACGCTGACCGTCAAATACATGAAGGGAGCCCGCATCGGTTCGGTCGAGGAATCGTTCGTCGCCAAACTGAAACGGGGCGACCTGTTTCACTTCGCCGGCAAGTCGCTGGAGTTTGTCAGCATCGACAACATGATCGTCCACGTCCGCAGGGCGAAGAAAGCCGCGACAACCGTTCCCCGCTGGATGGGTGGACGGATGCCACTGTCGACCGAACTGGCCGATGCCTTCCTGCAGGAACTGCGTGAGTACCACGAAGGCGACCGCAAATCGCCGGAACTCAAAGCGGTCAGCGAGATTCTCGATCTGCAGGAAGACTGGTCGGCTCTGCCTTCGCGAGATTCACTGCTGATCGAGCGGGTCAAATCGCGAGAAGGGCACCATCTCTTCTTCTATCCGTTCGCGGGCCGCCTCGTGCATGAGGGACTCTCCGCACTGGTCGCTCATCGACTCGCCCAGCGGGAGCCGATCTCGTTCACGATGTCGGTCAACGATTACGGCTTCGAACTTCTCTCGCCGCAGAAGGTCGATCTGCCGGACGATCCCCGCGAGCTTCTGTTCCGTCTCGACACCATGGCAGACGACATCATCCACAGCATGAACGCGGCGGAGATGGCCCGACGACAGTTCCGCGACATCGCCCGCATTTCCGGCCTCGTCTTCAATGGCTACCCCGGCCAGCAGCGGACCACCCGCCAGCTGCAGGCCTCAACCGGGCTCCTGTTCGATGTCTTCTCAAACTACGATCCCGAGAACCTGCTGCTGCATCAGTCGCGACGTGAAGTTCTCGAACAGCAGCTCGACCAGTCCCGCATGCGTCGCACAATGCAGCGACTGCTGTCGAACGACGTCCGCATCGTCTACCCACCCCGGTTGACTCCGTTCGCATTTCCGCTGTTTGTTGACCGCCTCCGACAGAAGCTGAGCACGGAACAGCTGAAGGATCGCATCGCCCGCATGTCACTCGTCCTTGAGAAGGCCGCCTCGTAA
- a CDS encoding ATP-dependent DNA ligase translates to MEQFCQLFRRLDETTRTSQKLEAMRDYFLEAPAPDAAWAVYVLSGRRLKRLVKHGDLRRWSAELAELPDWLFEECYHTVGDLAETIALVLGSGEKETVSGTLTEWFEERILPLGSMKEEGQRLLLQQAWSELGSWSRFVYNKLITGGLRIGVSQRSVIKALSMAFELEPNLISHRMMGTWEPTPQFFNQLISPDAGETALSQPYPFCLAHALNDPPESLGSLDDWHAEWKWDGIRAQILRRGEEFFLWSRGEELLNERFPELDDDIFALPEGTVIDGEVLGWKDGRVLPFGDLQKRINRKKVGPKIMKDVPIRFIAFDLLEFKGEDIRQQPFAERRRQLETILTADEESRLMLSPQVTGNAWEELAEERTRSRDLAVEGLMLKKKSAPYEVGRVTGTWWKWKIEPYTIDAVLIYAQAGHGRRASLYTDYTFALWQGDTLVPFAKAYSGLTDAEIRRVDRFIRNNTLERFGPVRSVKAELVFELGFENIQRSTRHKSGVAVRFPRIHRWREDKKPEDADQLETLLAMMPGEVETISSAAEQG, encoded by the coding sequence ATGGAACAGTTCTGCCAACTCTTTCGACGCCTCGACGAGACAACTCGCACCAGTCAGAAACTGGAGGCGATGCGGGATTACTTTCTCGAAGCCCCCGCCCCCGATGCGGCCTGGGCGGTTTACGTCCTCAGTGGACGCCGGCTGAAGCGGCTGGTCAAACATGGCGACCTCCGCCGCTGGAGTGCCGAACTGGCGGAGCTGCCCGACTGGCTCTTCGAAGAATGCTATCACACGGTCGGCGATCTGGCGGAAACGATCGCCCTTGTGTTGGGCTCAGGCGAAAAAGAGACCGTCTCCGGCACATTGACCGAGTGGTTCGAAGAACGCATCCTCCCGCTCGGATCGATGAAGGAAGAAGGGCAGCGACTCCTCCTTCAACAGGCGTGGAGTGAACTCGGAAGCTGGTCTCGATTCGTCTACAACAAGCTGATCACCGGCGGACTTCGCATCGGCGTCTCTCAACGGTCGGTCATCAAGGCCCTCTCGATGGCCTTCGAACTGGAACCGAACCTCATCTCTCATCGCATGATGGGAACATGGGAACCGACGCCTCAGTTCTTCAATCAGCTCATCTCGCCCGATGCCGGCGAAACCGCACTCAGTCAGCCCTATCCATTCTGTCTGGCGCACGCTTTGAACGATCCGCCCGAGTCACTCGGCTCCCTCGACGACTGGCATGCCGAGTGGAAGTGGGATGGCATCCGGGCTCAGATTCTCCGGCGCGGCGAAGAGTTCTTCCTCTGGTCGCGTGGCGAAGAACTTCTCAATGAGCGTTTCCCGGAACTCGACGATGACATCTTCGCACTCCCGGAAGGAACGGTGATCGACGGCGAAGTGCTCGGCTGGAAGGACGGTCGCGTACTTCCGTTCGGCGATCTCCAGAAGCGAATCAATCGCAAGAAGGTCGGCCCGAAGATCATGAAGGATGTGCCGATCCGGTTCATTGCGTTTGATCTTCTCGAATTCAAAGGCGAAGACATCCGCCAGCAGCCGTTCGCAGAGCGTCGTCGGCAATTGGAGACGATCCTGACAGCCGATGAAGAGAGTCGGCTCATGCTTTCTCCGCAAGTTACCGGTAACGCTTGGGAAGAGCTCGCTGAAGAACGGACTCGATCGCGGGATCTCGCGGTCGAAGGACTGATGCTCAAAAAGAAGTCGGCTCCTTACGAAGTCGGCCGCGTGACCGGTACCTGGTGGAAGTGGAAGATCGAGCCTTACACCATCGATGCGGTTCTGATCTATGCGCAGGCTGGCCACGGACGCCGGGCCAGTCTCTACACCGATTACACATTCGCTCTCTGGCAGGGCGATACACTGGTGCCGTTCGCCAAAGCCTATTCCGGTCTGACCGATGCCGAGATTCGCCGAGTCGACCGCTTCATTCGCAACAACACCCTGGAGCGGTTCGGTCCGGTGCGGAGCGTGAAAGCCGAGCTCGTCTTTGAACTCGGTTTCGAGAACATTCAGCGATCGACACGGCACAAGTCCGGAGTCGCCGTCCGTTTTCCGCGGATTCACCGCTGGCGGGAAGACAAGAAACCCGAAGACGCCGATCAACTCGAGACACTTCTTGCAATGATGCCCGGTGAAGTCGAGACGATCTCCTCTGCTGCGGAGCAGGGCTGA
- a CDS encoding ligase-associated DNA damage response exonuclease: MIDALPPSASELFTLTDRGLYCEAGDFYIDPWRGVPKALITHAHGDHARWGSEQYLASEQSKPVLERRLGANSEISSLPYGETLQINGVKVSFHPAGHVLGSSQIRIEKQGQVCVVSGDYKLDSDRTCENFEVVRCHTFVSESTFGLPIYHWPDQQDVFDSMNRWWQENAAEERPSVIFAYGFGKAQRVLSGLNPEIGPIYCHGAVEKINAAYRECEIDLPPTEYAGRADDKKDWSRAMIIAPPSAQTTTWLRKFGNYASAFASGWMTVRGQRRRRNIERGFVLSDHADWPGLLDAIEQTRAERVYVTHGYKRPLVHWLNNHGYQAAELDTMYEGEQDDDRSGDDEETTAP; the protein is encoded by the coding sequence GTGATCGACGCGCTCCCTCCATCAGCATCGGAACTGTTCACGCTCACCGATCGAGGGCTCTACTGCGAAGCAGGAGACTTCTACATCGATCCCTGGCGGGGTGTGCCGAAGGCGCTCATCACGCACGCGCACGGCGACCACGCCCGCTGGGGGAGCGAACAGTATCTGGCTTCGGAACAGTCCAAACCCGTACTCGAACGAAGATTGGGTGCAAACAGTGAGATCTCGTCGTTGCCCTACGGCGAGACACTGCAGATCAATGGGGTGAAAGTCTCTTTTCATCCCGCCGGTCACGTGCTTGGCTCCTCGCAGATTCGCATCGAGAAGCAGGGGCAGGTCTGCGTCGTTTCTGGCGACTACAAACTTGATTCTGATCGCACCTGCGAGAACTTCGAAGTCGTTCGCTGCCATACGTTCGTCAGTGAGTCGACGTTCGGATTGCCGATCTATCACTGGCCCGATCAGCAGGACGTCTTCGACAGTATGAATCGCTGGTGGCAGGAGAATGCCGCAGAAGAACGCCCTTCCGTGATCTTTGCCTACGGATTCGGAAAAGCCCAGCGGGTGTTAAGTGGGCTCAATCCGGAAATCGGGCCCATCTATTGTCATGGGGCGGTGGAGAAGATCAACGCGGCTTATCGCGAATGTGAGATCGATCTTCCGCCAACCGAATACGCCGGCCGGGCAGACGATAAGAAAGACTGGAGCAGGGCGATGATCATCGCGCCTCCTTCCGCTCAGACGACAACCTGGCTGCGCAAGTTCGGCAACTATGCGTCCGCGTTCGCCTCGGGGTGGATGACCGTTCGCGGGCAACGGCGGAGACGCAACATCGAACGAGGCTTCGTCCTCTCTGATCACGCCGACTGGCCGGGGTTGCTGGATGCCATTGAGCAGACACGAGCCGAACGGGTCTACGTCACGCACGGTTACAAACGCCCGCTCGTTCACTGGTTGAACAACCACGGCTACCAGGCGGCAGAACTCGACACCATGTACGAAGGAGAACAGGACGACGACCGCTCTGGCGACGACGAGGAGACAACAGCCCCGTAA
- the egtD gene encoding L-histidine N(alpha)-methyltransferase: MNQHSLTTATEAQAIEEFRSDVLRGLSQRRKRLSSKYFYDEEGSRIFDQICELDEYYVTRTEMQIMERHVEEMADAIGPNSMIIEPGAGSSLKTRLLLEHAAPGTSYVPIDISREHLFRCAEQIAFDFPQINVTPLHADFCQSIDLPPEADNGQRRVVYFPGSTIGNFEVPVAQRLLEQIAHLVQPDGGLLIGFDLRKDVNVLERAYDDRRGVTAAFNLNLLHRINNELGGTFDIENFRHRAIFNENASRIEMHLVSECEQTARVGDHQFHFEKGESICTEYSHKYSIEDFSDMLERAGFQEQQLWIDPRKYFAIGYYNL, encoded by the coding sequence ATGAACCAGCACAGTCTGACAACGGCAACCGAAGCTCAGGCCATTGAGGAATTTCGTTCCGACGTCCTCCGGGGACTCTCCCAGCGTCGAAAGCGACTCTCCAGCAAGTATTTCTACGATGAAGAAGGCAGTCGCATCTTCGATCAGATTTGTGAACTTGACGAATATTATGTGACGCGAACTGAAATGCAGATCATGGAGCGTCACGTCGAAGAGATGGCCGATGCAATTGGCCCGAACAGCATGATCATCGAACCGGGAGCCGGGAGCAGTTTGAAAACGCGGCTCTTGCTGGAGCACGCGGCCCCGGGAACGAGTTACGTGCCGATCGATATTTCCCGCGAGCACCTGTTTCGTTGTGCGGAACAGATCGCGTTCGATTTCCCGCAGATCAACGTGACGCCGCTGCATGCCGATTTCTGTCAATCCATCGACCTGCCGCCCGAAGCCGATAACGGGCAGCGTCGGGTCGTCTATTTCCCCGGCTCCACAATCGGTAACTTCGAAGTCCCGGTCGCACAACGACTGCTGGAGCAGATCGCCCATCTCGTTCAACCGGATGGCGGTCTCCTGATCGGCTTTGATCTTCGCAAAGACGTGAATGTTCTGGAACGCGCTTACGACGACCGTCGCGGGGTGACTGCGGCGTTCAATCTGAACCTGCTGCATCGCATCAACAACGAACTCGGCGGAACATTCGATATTGAGAACTTCCGGCACCGAGCCATCTTCAATGAGAATGCGAGTCGAATCGAGATGCACCTCGTCAGTGAATGCGAACAGACCGCTCGGGTCGGCGATCATCAGTTCCACTTTGAAAAGGGGGAATCGATCTGCACCGAGTATTCGCACAAGTACTCAATTGAGGACTTCAGCGACATGCTCGAACGGGCTGGCTTCCAGGAACAGCAGCTCTGGATTGATCCCCGAAAGTACTTTGCGATCGGATACTACAATCTGTGA
- the egtB gene encoding ergothioneine biosynthesis protein EgtB, with translation MKNATRSMRLELHVPLRSVISRPVFTSRNVAISSPVISHAESVDISKLVRRYQTVRHQTEALCEPLCAEDQVIQSMPDASPARWHRAHTTWFFETFILKKFRPDYRPVNPAFEVLFNSYYNSVGEQFPRHQRGLLSRPTVEDVGHYRRAVDEQMLELLEQNGDDAELRSLLEVGLNHEQQHQELILTDIKHMLSCNPLHPVYREDAAKSATGEPPPQHWVSCEGGIVEIGASPEGFRFDNELPRHRLLLEPFQLSSRLVTSSEYLEFMRDGGYERPEFWLSLGWNVCQQEGWRAPLYWHSTGDGWSQFTLSGLRPIAPHEPVCHVSFFEADAFARWAGYRLPLEGEWETAVAALVGDCPATRSGNFVESETFHPQPAKRDSQFHLQQTYGDVWEWTASPYVAYPGYVTPPGAIGEYNGKFMCNQYVLRGGSCVTPGSHIRGTYRNFFPPEARWQFSGIRLAK, from the coding sequence ATGAAAAATGCGACACGAAGCATGCGACTGGAACTGCACGTGCCGCTCCGATCAGTCATTTCGCGTCCCGTTTTCACATCAAGGAACGTTGCCATTTCCTCGCCAGTGATTTCCCACGCTGAGTCCGTCGACATCTCGAAACTGGTCCGCCGCTATCAGACGGTCCGCCATCAGACCGAAGCACTCTGTGAACCGCTTTGCGCGGAAGATCAGGTGATTCAATCGATGCCGGATGCCAGTCCCGCCCGCTGGCATCGTGCTCACACGACCTGGTTCTTCGAGACGTTCATTCTCAAGAAGTTTCGGCCTGATTACCGGCCGGTGAATCCCGCTTTCGAAGTGCTGTTCAACTCGTACTACAACAGTGTCGGCGAACAGTTTCCGCGGCATCAACGAGGACTCTTATCGCGTCCGACCGTCGAGGACGTGGGGCACTATCGACGAGCTGTCGATGAGCAGATGCTCGAACTGCTCGAACAGAATGGGGACGATGCGGAACTGCGGTCGTTGCTTGAAGTCGGATTGAATCACGAACAGCAGCATCAGGAGCTGATTCTCACCGACATCAAACACATGCTTTCGTGTAATCCTTTGCATCCGGTCTACCGGGAGGACGCCGCGAAGAGCGCAACAGGCGAACCGCCTCCTCAGCACTGGGTCAGTTGTGAAGGAGGAATCGTGGAAATCGGAGCCAGCCCGGAAGGATTTCGCTTCGATAACGAGCTTCCTCGTCATCGGCTGCTGCTCGAACCTTTCCAGCTTTCGAGCCGACTGGTGACCAGTTCCGAGTATCTCGAGTTCATGCGGGATGGCGGTTACGAGCGGCCGGAGTTCTGGCTTTCGCTCGGTTGGAACGTCTGTCAGCAGGAAGGGTGGAGGGCGCCCCTCTACTGGCATTCGACCGGAGATGGCTGGTCACAGTTCACGCTGTCCGGTTTGCGACCGATCGCCCCACACGAGCCGGTCTGCCATGTCAGCTTCTTTGAAGCGGATGCCTTTGCCCGCTGGGCCGGTTATCGCCTGCCGCTGGAAGGGGAATGGGAGACCGCAGTGGCGGCCCTTGTCGGGGATTGTCCTGCGACGCGTTCCGGCAATTTCGTGGAGTCGGAAACATTCCACCCGCAGCCGGCGAAACGCGATTCGCAATTCCACCTGCAGCAAACGTACGGCGATGTCTGGGAGTGGACGGCTTCTCCTTACGTCGCCTATCCGGGATACGTCACGCCGCCGGGGGCGATCGGCGAGTACAACGGCAAGTTTATGTGCAATCAGTACGTCCTTCGAGGCGGCTCCTGCGTCACGCCGGGAAGCCATATTCGCGGGACCTATCGGAATTTCTTCCCGCCGGAAGCCCGCTGGCAGTTTTCTGGCATACGCCTTGCGAAGTGA
- a CDS encoding multinuclear nonheme iron-dependent oxidase, with amino-acid sequence MMPAIGYAVRRENRFILSDPKLNAAEITFEHADLPLWTKSFINGDDIDYVAIHALKLSVGSPDPPGKAYLDALKGVAIENNATAISDHLGFTRDGEGGVEMGHFAPVPLTQPALDVVCRNLDYVQKYVDPFPFYIETIAYLFQLEGTMSEPEFLKKMFQRTGVGWLLDVTNVYANGRNFGFDPKEFVEEVMPYAPRVQMHLAGGFFDEEQGLYFDTHSQPIPDDVWDLYEYSLKLGQGKVDAVFIERDAEFPGEEEWRRELHKMYDLAEGTSSSQATVNS; translated from the coding sequence ATGATGCCCGCAATTGGCTACGCCGTCCGCCGCGAAAACCGGTTTATTCTCTCGGATCCCAAGCTCAACGCAGCCGAGATTACCTTCGAACATGCCGATCTACCGCTGTGGACCAAGAGCTTCATCAATGGCGATGACATCGACTATGTCGCCATCCATGCGCTCAAGCTTTCAGTCGGCAGTCCTGATCCTCCCGGCAAGGCCTATCTCGATGCGCTCAAGGGCGTGGCCATCGAAAACAATGCGACGGCGATCAGCGATCATCTCGGGTTCACCCGCGATGGCGAAGGCGGAGTCGAGATGGGACACTTCGCTCCGGTTCCGCTGACTCAACCCGCGCTCGACGTGGTTTGTCGCAATCTCGACTATGTTCAGAAGTACGTCGATCCATTCCCGTTTTACATCGAAACAATCGCCTACCTGTTCCAGCTCGAAGGCACAATGAGCGAGCCGGAGTTTCTGAAGAAGATGTTCCAGCGAACCGGCGTCGGCTGGCTGCTCGATGTCACGAATGTCTACGCCAACGGGCGGAACTTCGGGTTCGACCCCAAAGAGTTCGTGGAAGAAGTGATGCCGTACGCACCGCGGGTGCAGATGCACCTGGCCGGCGGCTTCTTCGACGAAGAACAGGGCCTCTACTTCGATACGCACTCCCAGCCCATTCCCGATGACGTCTGGGACCTTTACGAATACTCCCTGAAACTTGGGCAGGGAAAAGTCGATGCGGTCTTCATTGAACGCGATGCTGAGTTCCCCGGCGAAGAAGAATGGCGCCGCGAGCTTCACAAGATGTACGACCTCGCCGAAGGAACGTCGTCCAGTCAGGCGACCGTGAACAGCTGA
- a CDS encoding ABC transporter six-transmembrane domain-containing protein, with product MDAPAAAALPDADSPLTPPSTVTGELWTLLQQNRGPVILAYVLLIVENLLRLLQPFLLGLAVNDLLSDSYRGLWWFLLGHAAHMATQFSRQMYDTRVYSHMYAQRVTRLVCTQRKADIPTSRVAARASLSRQFITFVEQQVPRMVTALFSVIGAIAMLFYYDWRIVLACLCIAFPVFVLNAIYSRSVKKVSRDLHDRWEDEVDVIGQATDEKVATHYNSMTRCWVRMSDLEARTTGLTELFVMGLMAFALLVVCRIPNILAGDIFAVFRYLMMFVQGIDTVPRLVEQFARLKDIVRRL from the coding sequence ATGGACGCCCCCGCCGCGGCTGCACTTCCAGACGCCGATTCTCCGCTCACTCCCCCCTCCACCGTAACGGGCGAACTCTGGACGCTGCTTCAGCAGAATCGCGGGCCCGTCATTCTGGCCTACGTTCTGCTGATCGTCGAGAATCTGTTGAGGCTTTTGCAGCCATTTCTGCTCGGCCTGGCCGTGAACGATCTGCTCAGCGATTCCTATCGCGGCTTGTGGTGGTTCCTGCTCGGACATGCCGCTCATATGGCGACGCAGTTCTCCCGGCAGATGTACGACACCCGCGTCTATTCGCACATGTACGCGCAGCGGGTCACGCGGCTCGTCTGCACGCAACGGAAGGCCGACATTCCGACGTCCCGCGTCGCGGCTCGCGCCTCGCTTTCGCGGCAGTTCATCACGTTCGTTGAACAGCAGGTTCCCCGCATGGTCACGGCTCTCTTCTCCGTGATCGGGGCCATCGCAATGCTGTTCTATTACGACTGGCGAATCGTGCTCGCCTGCCTCTGCATCGCATTTCCGGTTTTTGTCCTGAACGCGATCTACAGTCGGAGTGTCAAAAAGGTCAGCCGGGATCTGCATGATCGCTGGGAGGACGAAGTCGATGTCATCGGTCAGGCGACCGATGAAAAGGTCGCCACACACTACAACTCCATGACCCGCTGCTGGGTCCGCATGTCGGATCTGGAAGCCCGCACGACAGGACTGACCGAGCTGTTCGTCATGGGGCTGATGGCCTTCGCGCTTCTCGTCGTCTGCCGAATTCCGAACATTCTGGCGGGAGATATCTTCGCGGTTTTCCGATATCTGATGATGTTCGTCCAGGGCATCGATACGGTCCCCCGCCTCGTCGAACAATTCGCCCGCCTGAAAGACATCGTCCGACGCCTGTAA